One window of Sphingobacteriales bacterium genomic DNA carries:
- a CDS encoding response regulator produces MNKSHVQIIWIDEDERNKEEVLFDSLKELYEEVVFFKNPDEGLSYILENIDKPMIVILDINMPQINGHVICSRVRENSKLIPIILFTGVNENNEPLSDFIDNHVFAFIKKDTDLDTIMAKVKEAEMLLVTQADGLIEDALEEWLQIQENRNLDEPLLIQAGGRSYSINEILDEVRLKTPFGRTFMKDVVSLTIDLILRGKRNLP; encoded by the coding sequence ATGAATAAGTCCCATGTACAAATAATATGGATTGACGAAGACGAAAGGAACAAGGAAGAGGTTCTATTTGACTCTTTGAAGGAATTGTACGAGGAAGTTGTCTTCTTTAAAAATCCAGATGAAGGGCTAAGTTATATCTTAGAAAACATTGATAAACCAATGATTGTTATTCTTGATATAAATATGCCTCAAATTAATGGGCATGTTATCTGTTCAAGAGTTCGAGAAAATTCCAAACTTATACCCATTATTCTTTTTACGGGTGTAAATGAAAATAACGAGCCTTTAAGCGATTTTATTGATAATCACGTTTTTGCATTCATTAAAAAGGACACCGATTTAGACACTATTATGGCAAAAGTAAAAGAAGCTGAAATGCTGTTAGTAACCCAAGCTGATGGTTTGATAGAAGATGCTTTGGAGGAATGGTTGCAAATTCAAGAAAATAGAAATCTGGATGAACCTTTGTTAATTCAAGCAGGCGGCCGTTCTTACTCAATTAACGAAATTTTGGATGAAGTAAGACTAAAAACACCATTCGGACGAACATTTATGAAAGATGTTGTGAGCCTCACAATTGATTTAATCTTACGAGGAAAACGAAATCTGCCATGA
- a CDS encoding magnesium transporter CorA family protein, which yields MIKYYTKDRHERLIELDKPVKGSWINVYPPYTHEELKQLSEELDISTDFFIDSLDIDERSRYEQEDGVRFIVVNIPIRNRPDHESENDYDALYITVPVGIVEVDDYILTISAVKNLVVDHFLTAEVKSFDTRDHSLFVLLFFERTVHYFLHFLKNMNHQRNLYEKELFTAIRNQELSKLMRIQKSLVYFVTTLRDNELMMLRMQRTDFLNVKEREEEKDFFDDIMVDMNQAQEMSQIYTNILNATMEAFASIISNNMNTIMQRLTSITIILMVPTLVASFYGMNVPLVGQNHPLAFGGIILFATALTASIVWFFRRNRLF from the coding sequence ATGATTAAATACTACACAAAAGACAGGCACGAAAGACTCATAGAATTGGACAAGCCTGTCAAAGGTTCGTGGATTAATGTTTACCCTCCTTATACCCATGAAGAGTTGAAACAACTTAGTGAGGAGCTGGATATCTCTACCGATTTTTTTATAGACTCTCTCGATATTGATGAACGTTCCCGTTATGAGCAAGAAGATGGCGTGCGGTTTATTGTAGTTAATATTCCGATAAGAAACAGGCCCGACCACGAATCTGAAAACGACTATGATGCCTTATATATCACCGTGCCTGTCGGGATAGTGGAAGTAGATGATTATATACTGACGATTTCGGCGGTAAAAAACCTGGTGGTTGATCATTTTCTCACCGCCGAGGTTAAAAGTTTCGACACCCGCGACCATAGTTTGTTTGTTCTGCTGTTTTTTGAACGCACCGTTCATTATTTTCTTCATTTTTTGAAGAATATGAACCATCAGCGCAATCTCTATGAAAAAGAACTGTTTACCGCCATCCGAAATCAGGAGTTATCAAAGCTAATGCGTATCCAGAAAAGCTTAGTATATTTTGTTACCACCCTGCGCGATAATGAGTTGATGATGCTTAGAATGCAACGCACCGATTTTCTCAATGTCAAGGAGCGTGAAGAGGAAAAAGACTTTTTTGATGATATTATGGTAGATATGAATCAGGCTCAGGAAATGTCGCAGATTTACACCAATATTCTGAATGCCACCATGGAAGCGTTTGCCTCGATTATTTCCAACAATATGAACACCATCATGCAACGGCTTACCTCTATTACCATTATTTTAATGGTGCCGACCTTAGTAGCAAGTTTTTATGGCATGAACGTTCCGCTCGTAGGGCAAAATCATCCTTTGGCTTTTGGCGGAATTATATTATTTGCCACAGCACTGACCGCAAGTATTGTTTGGTTTTTCAGACGCAACCGCTTATTTTAA
- a CDS encoding diaminopimelate epimerase — protein MQIRFYKYHGTGNDFVMVDNRNNHLMRYQPKLYAHWCDRRFGIGADGVILLQNKEGFDFEMVYYNADGFEGSMCGNGGRCAVAFAHKTGFFTGNYTRFYAVDGEHEAYIDELGEISLLMQPVSTIHEEGGDFILNTGSPHYVKFVENVDGVDVLGQGRAVRYSPAFLEKGINVNFVEPVEGGIKVATYERGVEAETFSCGTGVVASAIAVAVKNGKLGNVNIVVHTKGGGLKVKLVNNHQLFTDIWLQGPAAYVFSGEISL, from the coding sequence ATGCAAATCAGGTTTTATAAATATCATGGAACGGGAAATGATTTTGTAATGGTAGATAACCGAAACAATCATTTGATGCGTTATCAGCCGAAGTTATATGCTCACTGGTGCGACCGCAGGTTTGGTATTGGTGCAGACGGGGTCATTTTGCTGCAAAACAAAGAAGGGTTTGATTTTGAAATGGTTTACTACAATGCTGATGGTTTTGAGGGGTCTATGTGTGGGAACGGAGGAAGATGTGCGGTAGCTTTTGCTCACAAAACCGGTTTTTTTACGGGCAATTACACGCGATTTTATGCTGTTGACGGGGAACATGAAGCATATATAGACGAATTGGGAGAAATTTCGTTGTTAATGCAGCCGGTTTCAACGATTCATGAAGAAGGGGGTGATTTTATTTTAAATACAGGCTCTCCGCATTATGTTAAATTTGTAGAAAATGTGGACGGGGTTGATGTTTTGGGACAAGGCCGGGCAGTTAGATATAGCCCTGCTTTTTTAGAAAAAGGAATCAATGTTAATTTTGTCGAGCCTGTAGAAGGAGGGATAAAGGTTGCTACTTATGAGCGGGGAGTAGAGGCTGAAACATTTTCTTGCGGCACCGGAGTAGTTGCTTCGGCAATTGCAGTTGCGGTGAAAAATGGAAAGTTGGGGAATGTTAATATAGTTGTTCACACAAAAGGGGGAGGCTTAAAAGTAAAGCTTGTTAACAACCACCAACTATTTACCGATATTTGGCTACAGGGGCCTGCCGCTTATGTTTTTTCGGGTGAAATATCTCTTTAA
- a CDS encoding ATP-dependent Clp protease proteolytic subunit produces MNFGNEFKKYATKHIGLSGMHVEKYMENSLAGLPVNFTPNIIEERNMNVALMDVFSRLMMDRIIFFGVQVTDYTANIVQAQLLFLESTDPQRDIYMYMNSPGGSVTAGLGIYDTMHYILPDVATICTGLAASMGAVLLAAGTKGKRTALKHARIMIHQPMGGMQGQVSDMEISYKLVKKMQEDLYNILSHHTGQTYEQITKDSDRDCWMTSEEAKAYGIVDEVLIRSKRSKEQ; encoded by the coding sequence ATGAACTTTGGCAACGAATTTAAAAAATATGCCACTAAACATATTGGTTTAAGCGGCATGCACGTAGAAAAGTACATGGAAAACTCACTTGCCGGGTTACCCGTAAACTTTACTCCAAACATTATAGAAGAAAGAAACATGAATGTGGCCTTAATGGACGTGTTTTCCCGTCTTATGATGGACCGCATCATTTTCTTTGGCGTGCAGGTAACTGATTATACGGCAAATATTGTTCAGGCGCAGTTGTTATTTTTAGAGTCAACTGACCCGCAGAGAGATATATATATGTATATGAACAGTCCCGGTGGTTCAGTTACGGCCGGTTTGGGAATTTATGATACCATGCACTATATTTTACCCGATGTAGCAACAATATGCACAGGGTTGGCCGCTTCGATGGGTGCAGTTTTACTTGCTGCAGGAACTAAAGGTAAAAGAACAGCCTTGAAACATGCCCGTATAATGATACATCAACCTATGGGTGGTATGCAGGGACAAGTAAGCGATATGGAAATTTCGTACAAACTTGTTAAAAAAATGCAGGAAGACCTTTATAATATCCTAAGCCACCACACCGGACAAACCTATGAGCAGATTACCAAAGACTCCGACCGGGATTGTTGGATGACTTCAGAGGAAGCCAAAGCTTACGGTATAGTGGACGAAGTATTGATTCGATCAAAAAGAAGTAAAGAGCAATAA
- the clpX gene encoding ATP-dependent Clp protease ATP-binding subunit ClpX, producing the protein MPPRQKHEQHCSFCGRQRSEVIMLITGPEANICESCVEQAQEIIENELKHTKKKFKFELPKLLKPMAIKAFLDQYVIGQEEAKKILSVAVYNHYKRLNQPSASEVEIEKSNIIMVGHTGTGKTLLARTIARFLNVPFAIVDATVFTEAGYVGEDVESILSRLLQVCDYDTEAAEKGIVYIDEIDKIARKGDNPSITRDVSGEGVQQSLLKLLEGSEVYVPPQGGRKHPEQKMIKINTEKILFICGGAFGGLDKIIARRVQKNIVGFKSDQLIGSNETDESLLRYVSPQDIRTFGLIPELIGRLPIVTYLEPLDRKALHEILVTPKNALVKQYQKLFEMEGIKLTFTDEAIDLIVNKAVEFKLGARGLRSICEAIMTDAMFELPSEPNIKAFEVTAKYVEERLSQEKIKTLRIAS; encoded by the coding sequence ATGCCCCCACGTCAAAAACACGAACAGCATTGTTCCTTTTGCGGACGACAAAGATCGGAGGTCATCATGCTGATTACCGGGCCGGAAGCAAATATTTGTGAATCCTGTGTTGAACAAGCTCAGGAAATCATAGAAAATGAGTTGAAACACACCAAAAAGAAGTTTAAATTCGAGTTGCCTAAACTGCTCAAACCCATGGCAATAAAGGCATTCCTTGACCAGTATGTCATTGGTCAGGAGGAGGCCAAAAAAATTCTGTCGGTTGCGGTTTACAACCATTATAAGCGGCTAAATCAACCCTCTGCTTCGGAGGTGGAGATAGAAAAATCCAATATCATCATGGTTGGACATACCGGAACAGGTAAAACCCTGTTAGCACGAACTATTGCCCGTTTCTTAAACGTACCCTTTGCAATTGTAGATGCCACAGTTTTTACGGAAGCCGGTTATGTGGGCGAAGATGTAGAAAGCATTTTGAGCCGTTTGTTACAGGTTTGCGACTATGACACTGAAGCAGCCGAAAAAGGAATTGTGTATATTGACGAAATTGACAAAATAGCCCGGAAAGGAGACAATCCCTCTATTACCAGAGATGTTTCGGGCGAAGGTGTTCAGCAATCACTGCTTAAACTTCTCGAAGGCTCCGAAGTGTACGTGCCACCTCAAGGGGGCAGAAAACATCCGGAACAAAAAATGATTAAAATCAATACCGAAAAAATACTCTTTATCTGTGGAGGTGCTTTTGGAGGGCTCGATAAAATTATTGCCAGAAGGGTACAAAAAAATATTGTTGGTTTTAAAAGCGATCAGCTAATTGGCAGCAATGAAACCGACGAAAGCCTTCTCCGTTATGTCAGCCCTCAGGATATCAGAACCTTTGGGTTAATTCCGGAACTAATCGGGCGGTTACCAATTGTTACTTATCTCGAACCTTTAGACAGAAAAGCATTACATGAAATTTTGGTAACTCCCAAAAACGCACTCGTCAAACAATACCAAAAACTATTTGAAATGGAAGGCATTAAACTGACATTTACCGACGAAGCAATTGACCTGATTGTCAACAAGGCGGTAGAATTTAAGTTGGGTGCAAGAGGGTTGCGCTCTATTTGCGAAGCCATTATGACGGATGCCATGTTTGAACTACCGTCTGAACCAAATATAAAAGCTTTTGAGGTAACTGCCAAATATGTAGAAGAACGTCTTTCGCAGGAAAAAATTAAAACTTTGCGCATCGCTTCCTGA
- a CDS encoding alpha/beta hydrolase, protein MLQQSILNFQFAGKGPNLLLLHGFCEDSTIWNNFIPELSRNYCVIIPDLPGFGNSEYLKSSSIEEMSDSVCLVLQKMGASQFVVVGHSMGGYVALALAEKHPDAIKGLMLFHSTSLSDCDQKRKDRETAIGSIKQYGTRPFLSGFFNKLFRENNTPNFTKIKDELKSRTMELPAEGIINAINAMMIRPDRSCLLKHLTCPIGFIAGDQDEFLPLSKTIEESSYPDTSVIHILRGAGHAGMFEQYDETLKMVSNFTKFCYEVA, encoded by the coding sequence ATGCTACAACAATCAATCCTCAATTTTCAATTTGCAGGCAAGGGACCTAACTTGTTATTGCTTCATGGTTTTTGTGAAGATTCTACAATTTGGAACAATTTTATACCTGAACTAAGTCGTAACTATTGCGTAATTATTCCGGACCTCCCTGGTTTTGGGAATTCCGAATACTTAAAAAGTAGCAGTATCGAAGAAATGTCCGATTCGGTCTGTTTAGTATTGCAAAAAATGGGGGCAAGCCAATTTGTAGTTGTAGGGCACTCAATGGGAGGTTATGTGGCTTTAGCCTTAGCAGAAAAGCACCCCGATGCTATTAAAGGTCTTATGTTATTTCATTCCACCTCATTGTCAGATTGCGATCAGAAACGTAAGGATCGGGAAACTGCGATTGGTTCCATAAAGCAATATGGAACCCGTCCGTTTTTATCCGGATTTTTTAATAAACTGTTCAGAGAAAATAACACCCCAAATTTTACCAAAATAAAAGATGAGTTAAAAAGCCGAACGATGGAACTTCCTGCTGAAGGCATTATCAATGCGATTAATGCAATGATGATAAGGCCAGATAGAAGTTGTCTGTTAAAACATTTAACTTGCCCGATTGGATTTATAGCAGGCGATCAGGACGAGTTTTTGCCTTTGTCGAAAACAATTGAGGAAAGTTCATATCCTGATACCAGCGTTATTCATATTCTTCGTGGAGCCGGACATGCAGGCATGTTTGAGCAGTACGATGAAACTCTAAAAATGGTTAGCAATTTCACAAAATTCTGTTATGAAGTTGCATAA
- a CDS encoding sigma-70 family RNA polymerase sigma factor: MTIHTNITTTFKSMGIGEIAEGLRNGDSDTIVFVFRKLLPNIVSMLSKNNAQSWAEELTWTGISIYWEKCQNPEFVIQGSPIAYIFRICRNKWVDHLKSNNKLLETLVVDYPELPFNYHNPFDEYPELWELVETELKQMRKSCQDIIRLRRETDKYDIIISQLNISYENARYRYSVCLAELTKRIQKNKKTTN, encoded by the coding sequence TTGACCATTCACACTAACATAACTACTACATTTAAGAGTATGGGTATTGGGGAAATTGCAGAAGGACTGCGTAACGGTGATAGTGATACTATTGTTTTTGTGTTTCGCAAGCTTTTGCCTAATATTGTAAGTATGTTATCAAAAAATAACGCTCAATCCTGGGCGGAAGAGTTGACATGGACAGGCATTTCAATTTACTGGGAAAAATGCCAAAATCCGGAATTTGTCATCCAAGGCTCACCCATTGCATATATATTTAGAATATGCCGCAATAAATGGGTTGACCATCTAAAATCAAACAATAAATTATTGGAAACCCTGGTAGTTGATTATCCAGAACTGCCTTTTAATTACCACAATCCCTTTGATGAGTACCCCGAATTGTGGGAATTAGTCGAAACTGAATTAAAACAAATGCGGAAATCTTGTCAGGACATTATTCGTTTAAGACGTGAAACCGATAAATATGACATAATTATCAGTCAATTGAACATCAGTTATGAAAACGCCCGTTATCGTTATTCAGTTTGTCTTGCTGAACTAACTAAACGAATTCAAAAAAACAAAAAAACAACAAATTAA
- a CDS encoding alpha/beta hydrolase, with the protein MKKISSNGFHCAGNGPTLLLLHGLFTDSRVWESLFSNLSQNYFVLTLDLKWLNNSTHKNIDTIEEMAKEICKVLQKTWITETVIVGHSIGGVLGLALAEKHPEVVKGLMLFHSTALADCEQKHKEREFAIQSIKANGAKSFVRNFVQSQMFTEEFAGQSPEIVQKITDHAAMFTETGLTSALKAMMCRADRTPLLKELTCPVGFIAGEIDKQIPLKNTLSECYLPQISKLNILSDVGHAGMIERSAETLKMVKEFTQFCYEMV; encoded by the coding sequence ATGAAAAAGATTAGTTCAAACGGTTTTCATTGTGCCGGAAACGGCCCGACTCTTTTACTTTTGCATGGCTTGTTTACAGATTCAAGAGTTTGGGAGTCGTTATTTTCAAATTTAAGCCAGAATTATTTTGTATTAACCCTTGACTTGAAATGGTTAAACAATTCAACGCATAAAAACATTGATACCATTGAAGAAATGGCTAAAGAAATCTGTAAGGTTCTGCAAAAAACATGGATTACTGAAACAGTGATTGTAGGACATTCAATAGGTGGGGTTTTAGGATTAGCTTTAGCTGAAAAGCATCCCGAAGTAGTTAAAGGGTTAATGTTGTTTCATTCGACCGCTCTGGCTGATTGTGAACAAAAACACAAAGAAAGGGAGTTTGCAATTCAGTCTATAAAAGCAAATGGTGCAAAATCATTTGTCAGAAATTTTGTTCAAAGTCAAATGTTTACCGAAGAGTTTGCCGGTCAATCTCCCGAAATTGTCCAAAAAATTACAGACCATGCAGCTATGTTTACTGAAACAGGGCTGACCAGCGCCCTTAAAGCAATGATGTGCCGGGCTGACAGAACCCCTTTGTTGAAAGAATTAACCTGCCCTGTTGGTTTTATTGCGGGCGAAATAGACAAACAAATACCTCTGAAAAACACCTTGTCAGAATGCTATTTGCCCCAAATCAGCAAATTAAACATCTTGTCTGATGTTGGTCATGCCGGCATGATTGAGCGTAGTGCTGAAACCTTGAAGATGGTCAAAGAATTTACACAGTTCTGTTATGAGATGGTCTAA
- a CDS encoding SCP2 sterol-binding domain-containing protein: MTIFTPEWISALHQSLNDNKAYQQYAATWEGSLLMVFMREGQIDPESSPAVFLDLFHGECRDAKVAGPEDFEQADFILAAGGKEWKQVLDREIAPLMAIMRGKLKLKKGSIVTLARYADAAKEIVNSAADLNAHIPDFWLE; encoded by the coding sequence ATGACCATTTTTACCCCCGAATGGATATCCGCTCTTCACCAAAGCCTGAACGACAATAAAGCCTATCAACAGTATGCAGCAACCTGGGAAGGTTCCCTGCTGATGGTGTTTATGCGAGAAGGGCAGATTGACCCGGAAAGCTCGCCTGCCGTATTTTTAGACCTTTTTCATGGTGAATGTCGTGATGCCAAAGTTGCAGGGCCTGAAGATTTTGAACAAGCCGATTTTATTCTTGCAGCCGGAGGTAAAGAATGGAAACAAGTATTAGACAGGGAGATAGCCCCTCTGATGGCCATCATGCGAGGCAAACTAAAACTTAAAAAAGGGAGTATAGTTACTCTTGCCCGTTATGCCGATGCAGCCAAAGAAATTGTCAATTCTGCAGCAGACTTAAATGCCCATATTCCCGACTTTTGGCTGGAATAA
- a CDS encoding DUF2480 family protein, whose translation MSELIVNRVAQSGIITLNLEEFLPQQPIVVFDLKEFLFRGLILREKDFRLSMKEHNWEVYSGKQVAITCSADAIVPKWAYMVVANYLHPIADGFIFGTEETLQTHLMLQSLSKINPEDYSNKRVVIKGCGEKEIPVSAYVEITRLLKPVVKSLMYGEPCSTVPIYKQKETDSQ comes from the coding sequence ATGTCAGAACTTATTGTCAACCGCGTAGCCCAAAGCGGAATTATCACCCTCAACTTAGAAGAATTTTTACCTCAACAACCAATCGTTGTGTTTGACCTCAAAGAGTTTTTATTCCGTGGGTTAATTTTACGTGAAAAAGATTTTCGTCTTTCCATGAAGGAACATAACTGGGAAGTTTATTCCGGCAAACAGGTAGCCATCACTTGCAGTGCCGATGCAATTGTACCTAAATGGGCATATATGGTTGTAGCCAATTACCTTCATCCCATAGCCGACGGCTTTATTTTTGGAACCGAAGAAACCCTGCAAACCCATTTAATGCTTCAATCTTTATCTAAAATCAATCCGGAGGATTATAGCAACAAAAGAGTGGTGATAAAAGGATGTGGTGAAAAAGAAATACCTGTATCGGCTTATGTTGAAATTACCCGTTTGCTAAAACCGGTGGTTAAATCCCTGATGTATGGTGAACCCTGCTCCACCGTTCCTATTTACAAGCAAAAAGAAACAGATAGTCAATAG
- a CDS encoding valine--tRNA ligase, whose product MQELSKTYLPENVEQKWVDKWNEQGYFISKPDDRPPFTIVIPPPNVTGVLHMGHMLNNTIQDILIRRARMRGFNALWVPGTDHASIATEAKVVQMLRTQGIKKSDLSREEFLGYAWDWTKKYGGIILKQLEKLGASCDWTRTRFTMDPNYYRAVIKVFVDLYNKGFIYRGLRMINWDCEALTALSNEEVQYAENGEKSFLYSFRYEVKDSPGEYIIISTQRPETIMGDTAIAVNPKDERFTHLIGKTALVPLINRPIPIIADDYVDIEFGTGCLKVTPAHDPNDYEIGLRHQLQVIDTINLNGTLNELCELPHYVGLDRFEVRKRIIIELEEKGHLVGREDYVARIGRSERTGSVVEPKLSLQWFIKMKDISQRALAAVENDEVQLIPSKYKNTYRHWMENVRDWCISRQLWWGHRIPAYYFGEGENDFVVAESDEEALALAKIKSGNQNLTPENLRQDEDVLDTWASSWLWPIAVFDGFEEYDLKSGQFTAPNADLNYYYPTDVLVTAPEILFFWVARMIISGYEYTGKRPFKDVYLTGIVRDKQGRKMSKSLGNSPEPLELIAKYSADGVRVGMLFSSPAGNDLPFDEKLCEQGRNFTNKIWNALRLVSSWQIAEGQNPNLQPAIDWFQSKLNQTIKDLDTLFEQYRLSEALKTLYSFVWDDFCSVYLELVKPDFEQPIDRHTFQSTIGFFEQLVKLLHPFMPFITEEIYQHLAPRSEKDSICISNYPVSGNIIQTDILKGEKLKELLNKIGNIRNHLQLKQREPVALHAKVADTVFYASFVALIEKKACLSSFSFTDSDVPNSVSFLIDTDTFYVEALHQIDTSAERERLQKEIAYFEGFVRSVMGKLGNEKFVGSAPEAVVNKEKQKLADAEQKLNTLQEALIKLG is encoded by the coding sequence ATGCAGGAACTCAGCAAAACCTATCTTCCCGAAAATGTAGAGCAAAAATGGGTTGATAAATGGAATGAACAGGGGTATTTTATTTCAAAGCCTGACGACAGACCACCTTTTACCATCGTCATCCCTCCGCCCAATGTAACCGGTGTTTTGCACATGGGACACATGCTCAACAATACGATTCAGGACATCCTTATCCGGCGTGCCCGAATGAGGGGATTTAATGCCCTTTGGGTTCCGGGTACCGACCATGCCAGTATTGCTACCGAAGCGAAAGTGGTGCAGATGCTCCGGACACAAGGCATCAAAAAGTCAGACCTATCAAGGGAAGAGTTTCTTGGATATGCCTGGGATTGGACCAAAAAATACGGCGGTATTATTTTGAAACAACTTGAAAAATTAGGGGCTTCCTGCGATTGGACCAGAACCCGTTTTACCATGGACCCTAACTATTACCGCGCTGTAATTAAAGTGTTCGTTGACTTGTATAACAAAGGGTTTATCTATCGCGGACTTCGCATGATCAACTGGGACTGTGAAGCCCTGACCGCCCTGTCGAACGAAGAGGTTCAATATGCCGAAAACGGTGAAAAATCTTTTTTGTATTCTTTCCGGTATGAGGTAAAAGACAGCCCCGGTGAATATATCATCATTTCTACCCAACGCCCCGAAACTATTATGGGCGATACGGCAATTGCGGTTAACCCCAAAGATGAACGGTTTACCCACCTGATTGGAAAAACCGCCTTAGTACCGCTTATTAACCGTCCTATCCCAATCATTGCGGATGATTATGTAGATATAGAATTTGGAACCGGATGCCTGAAAGTTACCCCTGCGCACGACCCCAACGATTATGAGATAGGATTGCGCCATCAACTTCAGGTCATTGATACCATCAACCTGAATGGCACCCTCAATGAACTTTGCGAACTGCCTCACTATGTGGGATTAGACCGTTTTGAAGTGCGCAAACGCATCATCATAGAGTTAGAAGAAAAAGGGCATCTCGTTGGCAGGGAAGATTACGTTGCCCGAATTGGGCGTTCTGAGCGTACCGGAAGTGTTGTTGAGCCTAAACTTTCGCTTCAATGGTTTATCAAAATGAAAGATATTTCGCAAAGAGCTTTGGCCGCTGTGGAAAATGATGAAGTGCAACTGATACCTTCCAAATACAAAAACACGTATCGTCATTGGATGGAAAATGTCCGGGATTGGTGTATCAGCAGGCAGCTTTGGTGGGGGCATCGCATTCCCGCCTATTATTTTGGCGAGGGGGAAAATGATTTTGTAGTGGCAGAATCGGATGAAGAAGCCCTTGCGCTTGCAAAAATCAAAAGCGGCAATCAGAACTTAACCCCGGAAAACCTGCGTCAGGACGAGGATGTTCTCGACACCTGGGCATCGAGTTGGCTATGGCCGATTGCCGTTTTTGACGGATTTGAAGAATATGACCTGAAATCCGGACAGTTTACCGCTCCCAATGCCGACTTAAACTACTATTACCCCACCGATGTGTTGGTAACTGCTCCCGAAATCTTGTTTTTCTGGGTGGCGCGCATGATTATATCGGGCTATGAATATACAGGGAAAAGACCTTTTAAAGATGTTTATCTAACCGGAATAGTCCGCGATAAACAAGGCCGAAAAATGTCGAAATCGCTGGGCAATTCCCCCGAACCACTCGAACTGATAGCAAAATACAGTGCTGATGGAGTGCGGGTGGGGATGTTGTTTTCTTCACCTGCCGGAAACGATTTGCCTTTTGATGAGAAACTATGCGAACAGGGCAGGAATTTTACCAATAAAATATGGAATGCGCTGAGGCTCGTCAGCAGTTGGCAAATTGCCGAAGGGCAGAACCCCAATCTACAGCCTGCAATTGATTGGTTTCAAAGCAAACTGAATCAAACCATTAAGGACCTCGACACATTGTTTGAGCAATACCGGTTGTCGGAAGCCCTAAAAACGCTTTATAGTTTTGTTTGGGATGATTTCTGCTCGGTATATTTAGAATTAGTAAAACCGGATTTTGAACAACCTATTGACCGGCATACCTTTCAATCTACCATCGGATTTTTTGAGCAGCTTGTCAAACTGCTCCACCCCTTTATGCCTTTTATTACCGAAGAAATTTATCAGCACCTTGCTCCACGAAGTGAAAAAGACAGTATCTGCATCAGCAATTACCCTGTTTCAGGCAACATCATTCAAACCGATATATTGAAAGGGGAAAAATTAAAAGAGCTGCTCAATAAAATCGGCAATATCAGAAACCATCTTCAACTCAAACAGCGCGAACCCGTAGCACTACATGCCAAGGTGGCTGATACAGTCTTTTACGCCTCTTTTGTAGCATTGATTGAGAAAAAAGCCTGCTTGTCTTCGTTCAGCTTTACCGATTCTGACGTACCTAATTCAGTGTCGTTTCTAATTGACACCGATACTTTTTATGTCGAAGCACTACATCAGATTGACACATCTGCCGAGCGCGAACGACTTCAAAAGGAAATTGCTTATTTTGAAGGTTTTGTAAGGTCGGTAATGGGTAAACTCGGCAATGAAAAATTTGTAGGTTCTGCTCCCGAAGCTGTGGTTAACAAAGAAAAACAAAAATTGGCCGATGCCGAACAAAAACTAAACACACTTCAGGAAGCACTTATCAAACTGGGATAA